A genomic segment from Paralichthys olivaceus isolate ysfri-2021 chromosome 22, ASM2471397v2, whole genome shotgun sequence encodes:
- the LOC109645481 gene encoding E3 ubiquitin-protein ligase Topors-like, with translation MPLTVRNSAGRRRKKPDEKLPEPPGESTSAQVMAPTRMKLRVRRRDAAGSGPGAVGSGQPVEEEVRRRESSGRSSRRKNSSNASTAAAATTTTTTSSPPTSSASARALVAAEEASPDSKCPICLDRFNNLAYLDRCLHRFCFPCIQEWSHNKAECPLCKQPFTSILHSVRAEDDFKEYTLRPAPANSSVAATVAMVAAMASAARSNHQMRLMLRRHRTADRLVTTTRRRRRERGGRGGGGTGRTGVWEWYLDSPPLPLPPPTHHPAVSPMVAEDSGEGEDLEQQRMRGGADLAERGVIFEGLTGLGGARTHNDRASRRLMTRLATRQRLQRDGGTVRRLRERETVAFRRALYRCGIRVRGVAGVSGNQEQQCDITAESFRRNPVHLNKLRPWLRRELTVLYGAHGTLVDIVQRIIMAQLARHGLEDSPTIEDELRPFLLARTDHFLHELVSFARSPLSLENYDLQAVYEPPAAALELDGMSSPSDSSSVIAISEGEENESQAGGSLEDRLQARAAGAHDDVIQTGSCLSLTGWDDETPGPSYSTAEPSCSLASLSFSPAPQEATNEEAEKLEGEEECLIVGYKKPIAERTPELVQLSSDTEEEKEKMTEKLPPLSTTPPPLSYVPTVPPSTSAAFQEEQNDKQKEKDAEAGGRCSRARSWSASSGRSQESVCTLSPSEQQQDSRRDWKQSSGETAREKRKRRRRGQDRSGTLCNPNRSIYPAMMCRRSHSPSPFHSSIESSSPPDSSWEYRCSSLSSSASSPSRSSSPFCFSPLLSSPLPQTPPLLSPGDANHRDKPGGKRKYKSRHLDSNDKDPTWRPDSRHPGEKRRERRRKRGRDGGRKRETQRRGVQRESGGGESISRRCREDRSPSVEIIYEGTITSDAAQPPARKRRRKRHRKTRHSSSPVIITLDSDSSQGYDVNNKPGGSSSSSPLSSQQTVDFSDLPPLPLVHSAGVGGALDAEIGELPVDILDRGSDGSEAEPPGRSEAAGPVAVNNNSDHDVDVENVEESGSLLACRTTAANDPKDPASIPMDLRKRNSEVSTSDSFLLETILDDLKGIAAPKCDLSLTFEPSRSPDSRKKRFQDPCDARSKLSSWLAEPRLPDVTDLPPCRNSTPALPPLQQMDFRVGEDGVDVPPLLRQASPVRAHNRNTPPPLKHKDAGSPHLSPGSRLSPHISADRHSNPTADSHLAAEAITPNSVLKKHLKSTLALRGIMAPDSRSAALTTSVKHKSPVDSSSASENGSTHTDGLSHRDVMNSFHWSEERSSCDVTKETPPSGLRSSPVHPVNSVDFLSAVRGWSKEKLPHTHSTSGGDQTLSPTSCRVAPADCHVSSSGVAGGLPAGSGNFSGVNSNDASRLLLSNIDSRTQNHSSPGRSFLVDVRKSPKCIDPRSSCAAAERLTVTKMLSVVNHEDPAPPVDFHCMSLSPPTDAEPPRFITADGHFNHAATPRSHRKCSSEPSVESLSKHSTDSKNHNHFDPVDSHGGDRVTSSPHNQWNSNASADARSDSQSPFDECLPSGVWTTHTHSAT, from the exons ATGCCGCTCACGGTGCGGAACTCTGccgggaggaggagaaaaaaaccgGATGAGAAGCTCCCGGAGCCACCGGGGGAGTCGACTTCTGCTCAG GTGATGGCGCCTACGCGGATGAAACTGCGTGTGCGTCGCCGTGATGCTGCAGGTTCAGGTCCAGGTGCGGTGGGAAGCGGTCagcctgtggaggaggaggtgaggagacgAGAGAGCAGCGGTCGCAGCAGCCGCAGGAAAAACTCCAGCAATGCTTCCACCGCAGCtgccgccaccaccaccaccaccacctcctctcctcccacctcctccgccTCGGCGAGGGCTTTGGTAGCTGCAGAGGAGGCTTCGCCTGACTCCAAGTGCCCCATCTGTCTGGACCGCTTCAACAACCTGGCGTACCTGGACCGATGCCTGCACCGCTTCTGCTTCCCCTGCATCCAGGAGTGGTCCCACAACAAGGCTGAGTGTCCGCTCTGCAAGCAGCCATTCACCTCCATCCTGCATTCGGTCCGCGCCGAGGATGACTTCAAGGAGTACACGCTGCGGCCGGCGCCTGCCAACAGCAGTGTTGCCGCCACTGTGGCAATGGTGGCGGCGATGGCATCAGCTGCAAGGAGCAACCACCAAATGAGGTTGATGTTAAGGAGACACAGGACAGCAGACCGTCTAGTAACGACCacgaggaggcggaggagagaaaggggagggagaggaggaggtgggaccGGGAGGACTGGGGTGTGGGAGTGGTACCTtgattctcctcctcttcctctccctcctcctacTCACCATCCTGCTGTCTCTCCCATGGTGGCGGAAGACAGTGGAGAGGGTGAAGacctggagcagcagaggatgagGGGAGGAGCAGACCTGGCAGAGCGAGGAGTGATATTTGAGGGGCTGACTGGCCTTGGAGGGGCGAGGACGCACAATGACCGGGCGTCACGGCGACTGATGACCCGTCTGGCAACAAGGCAGCGGTTGCAGCGAGATGGTGGCACTGTGCGGcgtctgagggagagagagactgtagcGTTCCGCCGTGCCCTCTACCGCTGTGGCATACGGGTCCGTGGCGTTGCCGGGGTCAGCGGTAACCAGGAGCAgcagtgtgacatcacagcagAGAGCTTCCGTCGTAACCCCGTCCACTTGAACAAACTCCGACCCTGGTTGCGGCGGGAACTCACGGTGCTTTACGGTGCTCACGGCACGCTGGTCGACATCGTCCAACGCATCATCATGGCGCAGCTTGCTCGCCATGGGCTGGAGGACTCTCCCACCATAGAGGACGAGCTGCGGCCGTTCCTGTTGGCCCGCACCGACCACTTCCTGCATGAGTTGGTCAGCTTTGCCCGCTCGCCACTAAGTCTGGAAAACTATGACCTGCAGGCGGTGTATGAGCCACCGGCCGCCGCCCTAGAGCTGGATGGGATGAGCAGCCCCTCCGACAGCAGCTCCGTCATCGCCATATCAGAGGGCGAGGAAAACGAGAGTCAGGCTGGAGGAAGTTTAGAGGACAGGCTGCAAGCGAGGGCAGCGGGCgctcatgatgatgtcatccaaACAGGAAGCTGCCTCAGCCTGACGGGTTGGGATGACGAGACTCCAGGCCCCTCCTACTCCACTGCCGAACCATCGTGTTCACTAGCCTCGCTATCGTTCAGCCCCGCCCCACAAGAGGCTACCaatgaggaggcagagaagctggagggggaggaggagtgtcTGATAGTCGGATACAAGAAGCCGATCGCCGAGCGAACTCCTGAGCTGGTGCAGCTGTCATCCGACaccgaggaggagaaggagaagatgaCAGAGAAgcttcctcccctctccaccacccctcctcctctttcttatGTACCCACAGTCCCCCCCTCCACATCTGCTGCCTTCCAAGAGGAGCAAAACGACAAGCAGAAGGAGAAAGATGCCGAAGCGGGTGGGCGATGCTCACGTGCACGTTCATGGTCGGCCAGCTCGGGGAGGAGCCAGGAGTCGGTGTGCACGCTCAGCCCgagcgagcagcagcaggatagCCGGAGAGACTGGAAGCAATCCAGTGGTGAGACAGccagggagaagaggaagaggaggaggagagggcaggaCAGGAGCGGAACTCTGTGCAACCCAAACCGCTCCATCTATCCTGCCATGATGTGCCGCCGCTCACACTCCCCGTCACCATTTCACTCCAGCATCGAGTCCAGTTCGCCGCCTGACTCTAGTTGGGAGTAccgctgctcctctctctcctcctctgcctcctccccaTCACGGTCCTCCTCGCCCTTCTGCTTCTCCCCGCTGCTGTCGTCACCGCTGCCGCAGACACCGCCCTTGCTCTCCCCCGGTGACGCTAACCACAGAGACAAACCCGGCGGGAAGAGAAAGTACAAGAGCCGCCACCTGGACAGCAACGACAAGGATCCTACCTGGAGGCCTGACAGCAGGCACCCTGGTGAGAAGCggcgggagaggaggaggaagagggggagagacggggggaggaagagagagactcAAAGGAGGGGGGTTCAGAGGGAGAGTGGCGGTGGTGAGAG CATCAGCAGGAGGTGTCGAGAAGACCGCAGTCCCAGCGTGGAGATCATCTACGAGGGCACAATCACCTCCGACGCCGCGCAGCCTCCCGCCCGGAAACGCCGCAGGAAACGCCACCGGAAGACACGACACAGcag ctcTCCCGTCATCATCACCCTTGACAGCGACAGTAGCCAAGGATATGACGTCAACAACAAAcccggcggcagcagcagcagcagtccgCTCAGCAGCCAGCAGACCGTCGACTTCTCCGACCTCCCTCCGCTCCCACTGGTGCATTCTGCCGGTGTGGGTGGGGCCTTGGATGCAGAGATCGGCGAACTCCCTGTAGACATCCTGGACAGAGGGTCAGATGGGTCAGAGGCGGAGCCGCCTGGCCGGTCGGAGGCTGCGGGTCCCGTCGCCGTCAATAACAACAGCGACCACGATGTGGACGTGGAAAATGTAGAGGAGAGCGGGTCACTGTTGGCATGCAGGACAACAGCCGCCAATGACCCCAAAGATCCAGCCTCCATCCCCATGGATCTTCGCAAAAGAAACTCTGAGGTCTCGACCTCCGACAGTTTTCTCCTAGAAACCATCCTCGACGACCTGAAGGGAATCGCTGCTCCTAAATGTGACCTCTCTCTGACCTTTGAACCCAGTCGTTCACCCGACTCCAGGAAAAAGCGTTTTCAGGATCCATGTGACGCTCGTTCGAAGCTTAGCAGCTGGTTGGCTGAGCCGAGACTTCCTGATGTCACAGACCTGCCGCCATGTCGTAACTCCACCCCCGCGCTGCCTCCTCTTCAGCAAATGGATTTCAGGGTTGGAGAGGACGGCGTGGACGTCCCACCGCTCCTCAGACAGGCCAGTCCTGTGCGGGCCCACAACAGAAACACGCCACcaccattaaaacacaaagatgcaGGAAGTCCACACCTCTCCCCCGGCTCTCGCCTCTCGCCTCACATCTCTGCTGACCGCCATTCAAATCCCACTGCTGACTCCCACTTGGCCGCTGAGGCCATCACCCCAAATTCAGTGctgaagaaacatttgaaaagcacTCTGGCGTTGAGAGGAATCATGGCGCCTGACTCACGTTCAGCCGCTTTAACCACTAGCGTCAAACATAAGAGTCCTGTTGATTCATCGTCTGCTTCGGAAAATGGTTCCACACATACTGATGGTTTATCACATCGGGACGTCATGAACTCTTTTCATTGGTCAGAGGAACGTTCcagctgtgatgtcacaaaggAGACTCCTCCCTCTGGTCTTAGATCTTCACCCGTTCATCCCGTTAATTCTGTTGATTTCCTTTCAGCCGTCAGAGGCTGGTCCAAAGAGAAGCTGCCTCACACTCACTCTACCTCCGGAGGTGATCAGACTTTAAGCCCCACTTCCTGTCGGGTGGCGCCCGCAGACTGCCATGTTTCCAGCAGTGGTGTTGCTGGAGGCTTACCAGCAGGAAGTGGCAATTTCTCAGGAGTTAATTCCAACGACGCGTCTCGTCTTTTGCTTTCAAACATTGATTCCAGGACTCAGAATCACTCGTCTCCCGGCAGGTCGTTTCTGGTTGACGTCCGTAAAAGTCCTAAATGCATTGACCCCCGCTCttcctgtgcagctgcagagcgACTGACGGTCACTAAGATGTTGTCAGTCGTCAATCATGAGGACCCAGCACCGCCTGTTGATTTCCACTGTATGAGTCTGTCCCCGCCCACTGACGCGGAGCCTCCTCGCTTTATCACCGCTGACGGACACTTCAACCACGCAGCCACGCCCAGGTCACATAGAAAGTGTAGTTCTGAACCTTCCGTCGAGTCGCTCTCAAAACACTCAACTGATTCAAAAAATCACAACCACTTTGATCCTGTCGACTCTCACGGGGGCGATCGCGTCACGTCCTCCCCGCACAACCAGTGGAACTCAAACGCCTCCGCTGACGCCCGCTCAGACTCTCAGTCGCCCTTTGACGAATGCTTGCCCAGCGGCGtctggaccacacacactcactcggCCACGTAG